From the Acyrthosiphon pisum isolate AL4f unplaced genomic scaffold, pea_aphid_22Mar2018_4r6ur Scaffold_21112;HRSCAF=23059, whole genome shotgun sequence genome, one window contains:
- the LOC100573014 gene encoding small ubiquitin-related modifier 3-like, with product MAVDKSDAPEKIHLDAFSFIDHTVVQFKIKKHTPLRKLMNAYCEVTGSEMATIRFRFNGQAICEADTASSLEMEEGDTIDVYEHQTGGQNIFLDYY from the exons ATGGCCGTGGACAAAAGT GATGCCCccgaaaaaatacatttggatGCGTTCAGTTTTATTGACCATACtgttgtacaatttaaaatcaagaAGCACACTCCTTTGAGAAAGCTCATGAACGCTTATTGTGAAGTAACt ggcTCGGAAATGGCTACAATCCGATTCCGATTCAATGGTCAGGCCATTTGTGAAGCTGATACTGCATCATCCCTAGAGATGGAAGAAGGGGATACAATTGACGTCTATGAACATCAGACTGGTggtcaaaacatatttttagactactattaa